TAAGATTTTCTTTTGCTATGTTCATTTATCCCTCCTTAGCAACAATTGCTTtagagaataaataataaataatagagacTACAGGAAGGTGATAAAGGATatgtctgtttttgttttgttgcagTGGAGGCCACTTTAATCCTGCTGTCTCCCTGGCTGCCTGGTTAATTGGAGGACTGAATATTATTCTCGTAGTTCCATATTGGGTCTGCCAGCTCTGCGGGGGAATGATTGGAGCAGCACTGGCAATGGTAAGCTAAAGAGGGTAATTTAATAACATTGGTGCAAAATTATACCAGTGCAGTTACCAACAGCACTTAATCAGCAATACATCTTGATCAGTCTACTACTACAAATTTGAAGCATAGATCTGATTGCTATTTGCTATGGGAAAATGCATTGATGGCTAATCAACCCCACAGACTCACAGTGCAGTCAACACTTCCCACCACTGATAACAACCTTGTTCGGAAAACATTAGATGGAGCAGTTTTTAGGAGGAATATCTATTGTTTGTTACAGGCTTTGTCAACGGAGACAAATTTTGAAAACGCCACTGGGGCTGCATTTACGACTGTGAGAAGTGATGAGGCAGTTGCCAGAGCTATCGGAGCAGAAATTATTATGACCTTCTTCCTGGTGTTTGCAGTTTGCATGGGAGCCATCAACGAGAAAACACGGACCCCTCTGGCCCCCTTCTGTATTGGGTTTACCGTTACTGTGGATATTCTTGCTGGGTAAGCGATAGACCCATTAGGGTCTGATTGGCGTAGCAGTGTACTGGAGGTTCTCCCAGTAGACCCCAGTCTAGGGCAGTTCCGATCAGCCccttcttatttccaccataggcCCATGTATAACCCATAACATTTAGCACTTTACCACTAAATCTAGAGCTGTTATGAGAGTGAGTTGTAAATGCCGTAACGGGCCCTAAGAAGGCATCACAGTGTATCTTGCTTCATGACAACAACAACATGTCTTCTATGACAAACTTCTCCCTGCACTTATGTTTCTACAACCCATTACTTTGAGTCTCCTATAGAGTAATAGAGATCAAATGTCCTCTTTAATATGTATTTTGATTATGGGTGGTGTTTTTGCAGTGGGGCTATCTCAGGAGCCTGCATGAATCCTGCACGAGCCTTCGGCCCAGCTGTGGTGGCTGATTACTGGACCTTTCACTGGATATACTGGGTTGGACCCATGGCAGGTGGTCTCTTGGTTGGAGGAATAGTAAGGTAAGATCTCAAGTAAATAAGTGGCAATATCTCAGAAATCACCTGGGTTTTCCAGGACATTAGTACTTGGGTCTATAGGAGAATGAACCAACAGAAGGCTTCAGTACATGTTTGATTAATAGGTTTGAAGGCAGGGCTTTTCCAGGTCTTAGTAGCAGACTGCTTGGCAGCTAAAAGAACAGACCCTTTCCAGTGCAAAAGTCAGATATCCCATAAGAACCATTTTATGTAACTGTACTGTATTTTGCTGTGAGCAACATGAACTTCCCTCTAGATGGCAAGGACAGTGATAAGACTGGTGCAAGAATAACCAGTGGCATCATCAGCAGAAGTAGAGTTTTTAGGGTGtagcagcaagacagaaatatatataatatatatatatataaaaacagtctCTCACATTTATCctgctttgtttttctgaagGTTGTGCCTGGGAGATAAGAAAATCCGTCTCTTCCTTAAGTGACGCCAGGAAAAGAAAGTCCCCAATGTCATCTTGGTTCATGCGGCTCCTTTACAGTCCCCCACACAGCATCATGTATCAACCTCAGCGTCTTATCAAGAATCTAAAAGAAAGCCTCATAGGGATCCCATCAATCCTTTCTTCTCTCTCAACAATTCTGCCAATGACAACTCATGCAATTTTATCCGGGAGATGGAAGGCGACGTTGAGGAAATGGGGACTTTCTTATCATTACATAACAACCCAGAAAGAAGATCTAAAACTCATGACTTGAGTGAGGACAGTATCTTGTGATCCTATCGCTTGCTGTTGCATCTTATCTCAAAATAACCAGAAAATGCAGTCCAAACCACTAAAGGCTGCATTATACTTCTCATAGCGGCATAAGcagtattccttttttttttttttgaatatatatattattttcaatcAATTTAACCACTGTGTGGTTCACTGTCTTTAGTGGCACATAGCGCCCAACACTGCTGCCTCCTTGTAACATATTAGCCAACAGATTAACATTATGTCCTCCTCCAGGGATTATACTCAAACTATACTTGCTTTTATATGGATGTGTAGTATATCTGATCCATTTTGGCTAAGAACAGTGGCAATTTATTGGGTATGGAAATATGGAGATTCTGTCTGTATGTTATTTGTTCTTGATTGCTGTCAGAATAATCACAGGTAGCTTTATAAATCTTGCCTTATTATCCAACAAGCTCTTTCATCTAttctacattatatttattttataccaaGTTGGATTGATCTGCCTGAGTACCCGAGTATAGCCTAGTGGTCCTATCAACTGTTTCTTATTTTCACCATACAGTAGTTCTACATGACCTATTGCATTTAGCACTGTCTCCATTTAATTGttgtgagagtgggcccttgaTGTTTGCTTTTGATGTGCCCTTGGAgtccccagtccaaccctaagtTTATCTATTTGCAAAAGTCCAGTCTCCAAGGGTTACCTACTATATTTACATCTTCAATTATCTGCCCCAATCCCATCACATACAACAACGAATCAAATATTTTCCTAGACCAGACTAGAAAAGTAAAAGCTAcatgctgactggttgctatggattacaggGCCATAGGAAAACAACCAAATCACTTGTTAATACTCATCCTGACAACACAGTTTACAGTATTTTCTATATTATACCAGAGCTCAGCTTAGTTTTAGGTGTAATTGCCTTTTCATTTGaccacattttacttttaactatAGTTTTTCCTGTAGGGACATAGGTATACCGTATATGAAACAATTTTCTATGTTAGAAAATGTTAAGTGCTTCCTAAATCTGCCATTGTGGTATATAATGCAGATATTTGGACAAGATTTATAGTTAAATAGCTGTATTGGGGAAGCAATGTACAATTGTGGGGATCACCATatgcatatattaatatataaatatatatgtatttgatttATGGGTTTTCACAATTTACATGTATATATGGTTGTGCTGTTGCTACAGCTATTTTATTGGGTGAAACAGAACTGTATTTCTGAGCACTTACTACATGAAGATAAAGGACACCCCATCAGGGGAACAGTCTTGGCTTGTGGGGGTGGGTAGGGTGGAGCAATTATTTATCCACAGTCCAGGTATTTATTAGACTAATAACTGGTACCCTATGATTTTGGAGAACTCCCCTGTGAGATGTTAGACATTGGATCACATGTAAATAAGGTTTTCAAGTGGTTTTTACAAAGGGAGAGTTTATAAGACTAAATAGAACGTGTGCAAGAAAAGGGAGAAGGGAAGTAAATGTTCTACAAGAACTGGGTAGGTAATGTATGTTGACTGATTGTGGGGAGAGGCAGAGACCTCCTTAGGGGTGGTCAATAGGAGCAGGTGGATGTGGTATTGCCTGATGTCAGCTCAGAGCAGGGGAAGCGGGCTTCTTCAGACTAAATGGAACGTGTGCAAGGAAAGGGAGAGGGGAAGGAACAGTTCAACAAGAACTGGGTAGGTAATAAAGTATGTTGACTGTTGACTGAGGCAGAGGCCTCCCTAGAGGTGGTCAATAGGAGCAGGTGTACGTGGTCCTGTCTGATGTCAACTCAGAGCAGGGGAAGTGGGTTTCATCAATTTGAGAGCCCATAATGGGTAACTTGCTCCTCAACCTTCAACCACTAAGAATGGTCCTTTAGAGACATGGAGAGGTCAGATTGGGAATAAAAGAATAGGAGGGAAAGGAAAGTTGGGTGGAGGATGGAGAAAGTGGGAATTTCAGAGTAAGGGACCAGATGGAGTAGGTGGAAGGGATGgataagaaagaaaaggaaaggatgatagaataaataaattattaaattttcagGGAAATACAAGGTTGCTGAAACCCGgttttcagggtcagactggcctgccaGGATATTAGGGAAACTTCCAATTGTCCCCACTGTAtaataaatccaattttttccaTAGAGCTGTGTGCTGCAGAAACCAGTTGGTGAATTTGTAAATCCAATGGTGCATAGAGAGGGGCCCTGATGTTCACGTTCTCTGCTGGGCCCTAggaggcccagtccaacactgcctattATTGTACAGATAGAAACCATGTGTGCTAGGATACAAAAGGATATACACATCCATTTCTAACTAATTTGTATTTTGAAGCCTtcgcatatactgtacattcattccaataaaaaaatatcttttccaAAATAATTGGCTGCTTCTCACGTGTCAGATATTCTCAGCAAATTCCATTTTTCTCCCCTCCAGTTCCAGtgatgaaaagaagaaaagaataaGAAAGTGAACACATcatataataaatcatttaaaaaaattagagccatgaatatcctgtaaattgtatcaTTATAAACAATGCTTAGCGATGACATAAATTATCGGTGCTTAGCGATGTAATTACTGTCACAGGATAGGAATGGAATTCTGGGCATTGTAGTTCGGTCTACATTTCTGCTTCCAATAGTTCTTAGACTGGCTGCATGGAACCTTGGGATCCCTTGAGTAATCAAGTACATGACTAAAGTGAGGAGAAGACAATACAACAGGCCTTAATATTTCAGTGCCCCATTGGCACAAAGAATGACCTCTCTTTCCAGGGAAGAAAAAGTGCAATCCACACATTCCTACATAGAAGGGGCAAAGGTATATGGACAAGAGAAGAAGCTGGCTGTGATCCAATTATGAATTGTAAGGTGCTAAGAAAGTGGCCTAATGTGTAATTGATACACCACTGATGTGAGTGTAACTGGGTGGGGCCTGGATGGACCAGGTAGTGGCCTAATTGTTTCTGAACTCTGcttgtatttctttatttgtcTGTTGAAAATAAGGGATGGGTGAAGGATAGAGTGGTCTGGGGTCTGTGTATAAGTATAGTATCAATTCATATGGATAAACATAActgttatttaaacaaaaatgagaCAAATGCGAATTGCCCAGAATACCCAGGAGGCATTGTTACATTCTAGCAGCAACCTCTCTTACTCCCTCATAAAGCAGAGACCTATCTGTAAAATATATCACcccagaggatgatgggagtagtaggtcagatttttttaaattatgtcatTGCTGGATCGTGGTGTCATCGTCCTCAATCGTTGTTGATGTCAGACTGTAAATGTGTgtctctatagaaatatatatgtaacgaggtaaaatatattttattttagaaatgtaaatagtTGAGGCAGTGGTCAGTTTGGCCAGCAGGGGCAACTAACCCTTATGGTTTGCCTGTAGGGGAATTCCGTTACAGGAGCTTATATAAGGAAGAGTATTTCCATTTTGGCCTAACATCAACAGCAGGCGAGACACACATACTGAGTCAGACAAGGTGGATCCTGCTCCTAGCTAGGATTAGACAGAGAGGTAGGAGATTGTTATTCACTCTCTATCTCTAGCAGTGAGAGGTAGTTAGGTTATCTAGCAAGGACAGCCTGAATCCCCATCAGGAGTTAGTATTTGTGGTAAAGCCCCTGGGCGATAAAGCGCCAATTAGGGAATGAGATCATGTAGGACTAGGTTAGTGGCAATCTAGTGGAAAAGCTTGGGCCAGTGTATGCTGGACACTGCAGAGGAGCAGGGGGACAGCTTTTTTTTGGGAGAGACAAAGCACTTCCACATGACAAGGGTCCTGGAAGCCCCTAGAACAGATGTGTCAAGAACCTAGGGGCCCTTCATAATCCATCATAATCCATCTGTAAAACACACAACGGGATGAGTTGCTCATCTGTAGTTGTATCATCTGGGGCAATCATTTTAATTTCAATTAACAAAATTTAGGAGGGGTCCTAATCCTTCTCAGTGATGTAATCCACCTGCTTCTCTCAGTCTTGTTTTCCTCTCCTTTGTCATTGGCTGGTTAGACTCTGCAGCAGCTGTGGGTCATGGTGGTGGCGCTCCTATGCTACTCATGCAAAAGGGCCCCTGTCTATTAGTTtccaattcttatttttttcagagGGATTCTTGTCCCAGCTGGTCCTACATTGTCACTGTAACACATTATGAAAATAATCTATAATTTTGGGTTACAGCCTGTACCGGTCCCTACCGTGGCACTTTTATAACTGATTAATTGAACCCCCTCTAGTTGCAGGTTGTACTTTACTACCCAGTTACAAATGAGGTCCTCTGCTTTCAAGCAACATATTGCTACGCTGTGCATAGCGTAGGAATATCTAGAGCCAATGTTGTCCATTCAATAACCTGCTCCTGTGTCTCTAGAAATAAACAAAGCAAAGGGTCTGAGGGACCTgatacagaaatatgtttaattccattgtcggactggcccaccagaataccgggaaaactcccggtgggcccaggtgtcagtgggcccttgtgctgctaaacatttggcctatttcatggtcattccccatttctatgagaacaaagaggctaaatagatggaataatagattatagtatgtaaaactataaatagaggttgagctaggagaggaaatataatagtactgagagtgggcccctgctcTAAATTTTctttgtgggcccctggtctaaggtttttgggtgggcccctggtatcccagtccgacactgtttaatTCTAAGGGTAAATTAATTACAACTGATGTCAGGTTCTCTGATTGGTCCTAGGAGGTACAACAGTGGCTGTTCTTTATAAGTATGGGTGGGAGAAGGTTTAGGCATGGACTTTTGGTGGATAAGCAATTCCAGTTGATACAAAGATAACAGATTGACAGGCTACATCCTTCTTGCAGTTGCTATAGGAGGTCCCACCAGTATAGGGTCTCAGAGTAGTGTGAAATCCCTTGTCCTGCAGGAGTAGTATTGCATTACACAGTGTTCGGCAGGTTCACAGGTCTGTATGTGCATGGATGGGTTTAGGTGGGAGATGCTGTTTTCTTCAATACTTCAATAAACCATTAGCATTTGTTATATACAGCGTAGATCAAACTTCCAAGTCATAGAGTAGTGAAGTTACATATGAGGGGGACCCTGACAATATTGGGTCCCTGGGGAGGGGAAAGCACAATGCCCATCGGGCAGGCCTCCAGCTACTGCTCAATTGCAACTTTCACATTGCAGTGTGACACAATATATGTCCCCACCATGGAGATCCACTGATCTTCCCTAAAATCAGCCAAAACAAGGGATACTGGATACTGCAACTCCCATTTAGGGCATATTCAACCCTAAGCTCATCTAACGCACTTAATACACTGCATATACTGGTTCCACATTTGTATATTTTGCACATTCATCCCTAACTAGAAAAATACAGTTTTCACCATTTTTATCGGGTTTTTCAAAGCATAAAAGATTTACAATTTAACAGAGTATGTTAAACACTATAAAATGACATATATGTCCATGTCATGCAAACTTGCaattcaaatgtatataataattaaaGATGAGCAAGATAATTATATTATCTCAGGATAATGAGCTAATAAGCCCATAAAGTATTATTAAATAACCGGATCAACAAAAAACCAAACATTGCATGGtggaataacaaaataaaaatattttataaaatattttatattgaacTGCTAAAATTGCCCAAAATAAAGCTAATTAAATTTGTAACAG
The Xenopus laevis strain J_2021 chromosome 9_10S, Xenopus_laevis_v10.1, whole genome shotgun sequence DNA segment above includes these coding regions:
- the LOC108703203 gene encoding aquaporin-8 isoform X2 is translated as MTQEKKTELEMMKKDPEAGKEEEDVGVAPHWFETYVQPCVAELLGSALFIFIGCLSVIENAKTTGSLQPALAHGLALGLTIAVLGGISGGHFNPAVSLAAWLIGGLNIILVVPYWVCQLCGGMIGAALAMALSTETNFENATGAAFTTVRSDEAVARAIGAEIIMTFFLVFAVCMGAINEKTRTPLAPFCIGFTVTVDILAGGAISGACMNPARAFGPAVVADYWTFHWIYWVGPMAGGLLVGGIVRLCLGDKKIRLFLK
- the LOC108703203 gene encoding aquaporin-8 isoform X1; the protein is MRQFHYKAVKMTQEKKTELEMMKKDPEAGKEEEDVGVAPHWFETYVQPCVAELLGSALFIFIGCLSVIENAKTTGSLQPALAHGLALGLTIAVLGGISGGHFNPAVSLAAWLIGGLNIILVVPYWVCQLCGGMIGAALAMALSTETNFENATGAAFTTVRSDEAVARAIGAEIIMTFFLVFAVCMGAINEKTRTPLAPFCIGFTVTVDILAGGAISGACMNPARAFGPAVVADYWTFHWIYWVGPMAGGLLVGGIVRLCLGDKKIRLFLK